The segment CCGTCGAGTGCCGTCCGCCCCTCCTCCACGAGCTTCCAGCCCTCCCCCTTCTTGCAGAACCCGAGGTCCTCGGTGTTCGAGATCTCGGTCCAGGTGAAGCAGTCGTGGACCTCCGCGAACGAGACGTCCTTCGGGGCGATGCCCGCCATCGCGTACGCCGCCTGCGACGCCTTCACCGTCGACGGAAATCCGAGGTAGTCGAAGGTGGGGTCGTAGAACGGCTTGCCGGTTTCGACCGCGAGCGCCGCCGCCTTCACGTAGATGGGCGTTGTCTGGTACCTGGTCGCGAGATCCGCGCGACACACGATCGCCGCGGCGGCGCCGTCGGTCGTGGGGCAGCAGTCGAAGAGGCCGAACGGCGACGCGATGATGGGCGACTTGAGCGCCTGCTCGACGGTGATCTCCGAGCGCAGGTGGGCGCGCTCGTTCTTGGCGCCGTTGCGGTGGTTCTTCACCGCCACCTTCGCGAGCGTCTCGCGACCCATGCCGAAGGTGTGCATGTAGCGCGTCGCCGCGAGCGCGAAGAGGCCGGGCGCCGAGTTGCCCCGCCCGAGCAGCGGATGGCCGAAGCGCGGCAGGCCGCGCCCGCCCCGGTCCTTCAGCTTCTCGGCGCCGACCACGAGCACCACGTCGTGCACGCCGGCCGCGACGGTGATGCACGCGTTGCGAAAGGCGTCGGTGCCGGTCGCGCAGTAGTTCTCGACCCGTGTGATGGGACGGCCGTAGAGCCGCAGCGCGTCGCCGAGCGACACCGCCGACTTTCCGCCGCCCGGACCCGGAATGTACGTCCCGAGATACGCCGCCTCGATCTCGGCGGGATCGATGCCGGCATCGTCGTAGGCCGCGAAGGCCGCGTCGCAGATGAGCTCCTCGTAGCCGCGATCGTAGCGCTCGCCGAACTTCGTGCAGCCGACGCCGATCACGGCGACCTTGTCCTTCATGGGCTCGTTTCAGCCCGCCGCGGGGTGGAGAGTCAAGCGCGCTCGGCGAAGTGCTCGGCGCGCGGCCGCTGCCAGAGCAGGAGCGCCGCGCCGACGATGAAGAACGGCTGCGCGGCGTCGAGGCCGTGCGTCAGGAAGCCGAGGACGAGGCCATAGAGCGCCACCGCCTCCGAAAGGGACCAGCACACGAGGTAGGTCGTGAACACGGCCTGCGGGTCCGGCGCCGCGGTGGCGGGTCCGGCATCGGACGGCGGCAGGTTCCGCCGGAAGACGAGGACGACGCCGAGGTTCGCGACCGTGAGCCCGATGAAGAGGTAGCGCATCATCGTGGCGTCCGTCGGGGCGGGCGTCCCGGGCTGCCCGAGCAGCAGCACGAGGACGACGACGTACATGACGAGCGAGACGAGGAGCGCTCCCCACACGAGCCGCGCTCGCCCGATCGTCGGAGACGCGATGCCGCCCGTCATGGCCACACCTCGTTCAGCACCCGCGCCAGGCGTCCGCCCGCCGCGGTCAGTTGCTCCTCGAGCATCGCTTCGACGGCATCCACGTAGGCGGCGTCGACGTGCGCCCCGAGCCGCAGCATGCGCCGCCCGACGTCGTCCGCGTCGAGGCAAGAGTCGAGACGCCCGTCGGGCTCGCGCGGCACCCGAGCCGACAAGCGTCCGTAGGCGGCGCGCACGCCCACCTCGTGCGCCTCCCACGCCCAGGTGTCCACGTCGACCGGCGCCGCCACGGCTCGTCGCAGCGTCGCGCGCCGGCGGCTGCGGAGCGCGTCGGCGAGCGTGCCCGGCGAGCCGCCCTCGCGGCGCATGAGGTCGCGCACGAGCTGCACGTCCCACACCTCGTGGAGGTTGGGATCGTACTTCTCGCCGCCGGCGATCGCGTGCGGCGCGGCGTCGAACCACGCCACCGGCAGGCAGTTGCCGCCGCGGTCGCCGTTCGTGGTCGCGTGGAGCGGCTGATGCAGGTCGGCGACCAAGTGGACGACGAACCGCAGCGCGCGCGCCCGCTCCGCCCCCGACGCGGACGAGCGCAGCACGTCGATCTCGCGCTGCAGGGCGGACAGGATGCAGTTGCCGAACCGACACCCGCGGCGAAGCTCGCTGCGCGCGGCATCGAGCGGCACGTTCACGTAGTGCCACGGCGCCGTCTTCGGCTCGTCGTCGCGGATCGCGTCGGCCCACGTCGAGACGGCCGCCAGCACGTTGCGGCTCGGCCGCTCGCACCCGCGGTGCTCGGCGGCGATCGGATGCGCCCCCAGGAGCTCCGTCGCGCCGTCGCGCGCCCGCGGCGAGAGCTCCGCCCATGCGAGCAGCGCCACCACGTGGTGTCCGTCGCAGCCCCAGGGATGTGCCGGCCGCGCGATCGCGAGCAGGGCCACGAGCCCGAGCACCGCGACGCGCGTCGTCACGGCGCCTCGACGCCGGCCTCGCGCAGGAGCGCGAGCAGCGCGTCCACGAGCCGCGGTCCGGCGGCGACCAGGAGCGGGGTCGGCGCCGTCGCGCGCGGCAGGACGTGCACCGTCGCGCCGGCGGCGCGCGCGATCGCGGTTCCCGCCGCCATGTCCCACTCGGCGAGCCCGACCTCGTAGAACGCGTCGAGCTGGCCGCTCGCGACGCACGAGAGGTCGATCGCCGCCGAGCCACCCCGGCGGATGTCGCGCACGCGGGGCAGCACGCGCGTCAGCACGGCGGCCTGCCACGCCCGCCGCTCGGGCTGCGGCTGAAAGCCGGTCGCGACCAGCGCCGTCGCGAGGTCGGTGTGGTCGCGCGCGGCGATCGGGGCACCGTTGCACGCCGCACCCGCGCCGACGATCCCGGTGTAGACGCGATCGCGCGCCGAGTCGTGCACGACACCCGCCGCGAGCACGCCGTCGATCTCGATGCCGATCGAGGCGCCGAACGCCGGATACCGGTAGATATAGTTCGTGGTCCCGTCGAGCGGATCGACGATCCAGCGCACGCCGGACGTGCCGGCGCGCTGCGCGCCCTCCTCGCCGAGGATCGCGTCGTCCGGCCGCTCGGCGACGATGCTGTCGACGATCACACGCTCGGCCTCGTGATCGACCTCCGTCACCATGTCGGTGGCGGTCGACTTGGTGGCGATCTCCTGGGTGCGCCCGAGCCCGGTGCGGTGCACGCGCGCTGCCGCGCGCGCCACGCGCGTGGCGAGGACGACGAGCGCCGCGACGTCGCCGGGAGCGCGCACCGCCTACGCCGGCCGCGCCTTCCAGTAGTAGTTGCGGTTGCCGCCGGACTCGTGCAGCCGCCGAAACGTGAGCGCGACCGGTGTGCCGACGTCGATCTCGCCCTCGGCGCTGTCGGTGCCCTGCAGGTAGATCCGGCCGCCACCCGCGAGATCGATCACGAGCATCGGCATCGGATGCTCGGCGACCGGCGCGAGGTTGTCGATCGTGTACGTGAACACCGCGCCACGCCGGCCGAGCTTGTGGTCGACGAGGCGCTCGCGCGCTTTGCACCCGAGACACACGTGCGCCATCGGATACTGCACGAGGCCGCACGCCTCGCAGCGGCTGCCGTACAGCCGGATGTCCTGCTTCAGCTCCTTCCACTCGAGGTACGTCGGAAAGGGTTCGCCCTGGTAGTCCACCGGAATGACGTTGCGCGCCTTCAGGTACTTCTCGTAGGACGCCATCGCGAGCGGACGCGCGAGCCGCGCTTCGAGCGTGCGCGGTCGCGCGGAGGCGAGCGCGTCCGTTGCGCGGAAGACGAGCGCGTCGGCGCCCTCGCCGTAGCCGGCGACGACGAGGACGTCGCCCGCCTTCGCCGTCTCGAGCGCACGCGACAGGAGCACGAGCGGATCCGGCGTGCCGAGGACGCCCGCCTCGGCGACGAGCGGCGCGACCAGCCTGGCCGCGTCGCAGCCCACGCGCTTGGCGACGTCCTGCGCGGCACGCACGTCGGGCGCCGCGAGCACGAGCTTTGCGATCTTCCCGGCCTCGATCCCGGCCTTCCGAAGCGCGGCCGCGACCGCTTCGGGCACGACGGCGGCGAACCCGTAGGTCGTCCCGAAGCGCGCGTCGGCGACCTGCACGTAGCGCTGTGCGTCCGTGCGGTAGAAGTGCGTGAACTCCTCGCCGACGCTCGCCATGGCCACGAGCTCGGCGATGACCTGCTCGCGGCCGACGACGGCGGCGGCCGCACCGTCGCCGAACAGGGCCTCGAGCTCCGACTCCGGCTCGGCGAGGCGCGTGTCCGCGGTCGCGACGAGCACGCTGCGGAGGCTCCCCGCCGCCACCGCATCGCAGGCGGCGCGCACGGCGCCGATTCCGCCGCGCACCGAGCCGGTGAAGTCGGCGACCGCGACGTCGCGCCGGCAGTCGAGGGCCGTCGCGACCACGCTCGCGACCTGCTTCTCGAGATACGGCGCGCTGGTGCTCGCGAAGTACACGCCGTCGAGGTCGCTCGCGCCCGTGTCCCCGAGGCACTCCATGGCGGACTCGACCGCCATCGTGAGCGCGTCCTCGTCGACGCCGGCTACGGTGCGCGTGCCCGACGCGCGGCCGCCCCACGCTTTGGCGATGAGCGCCCGGTCGAGCCGGCGTCGCGGGAAGTACGTGCCGAGTCGCGTGATCCCCACCATGAGGGCGGGGACAGTAGCAGGACGCTCGAAAACCGCCACCTCGGGGCGTCGGTGCCGCGGGGGTGGGGGCGACGCTTCGGCTTCGGCTCCGCCGCGCGACAAATCACACGGAGCGTCACGGCCCTGACATTTCGTCGCGCCGCTTCGCAGGCGCCTCCGCGTCGCCCCCACCCTCGCGGACGCAACGGCACCGCCTGTCGGCTGGCCGCTACTCTTCCCTACTAGAGGAGGGGAGCATGACGCCCGCGACGTTCGTGCCGCTCGGCGGCTCACGTTCTCGGCCGAGTATCCGCGGAGCGGCGCACTCGGGCGAACATCGAGCCGCCCCGCCCGCGGTCGCCCGTCGCGGGCGTGCGTGCTACATCCGATGATGATGATGCGGCAGGTGGTCGTGGGGATGATGGTCGCGGCGTGGCTCGTGGTGGGAGTCGCCGCGGTGGGAGCGCAGCCGTCCAAGAGCGTGCTCGCCTACGCGGCGTTCGGGATGCAGCGCGTGAGCGTCGGATCGAAAGCGCGCGTCACGGGGGACGTCGGCTGTCTCTTCGACGAGCTCTCGATCGGCCAGGGCACGCGCGTCACGGGCAGCGGCGCGGCACCGACGATCGTGCTCCGCAAGAGCGCCCGCGCCTCGGGCGGCTACTTCTGTGTGACGCTGGAGGGCAGCGCCGACACCTGCATGCCGCTCCCGAATCCGCTCATCGACGGGCCGGCGATCGTGCTCGCCTCACCGGGGAACCTCGACGTGTCGGCGTCGCGGCACACCAAGGCGCAGCAGGCGCTCGCGGCCGGCGCGTACGGCACGCTCTCGGTCGGCACGGCCGCGCAGGTGGCGCTTGCCGGCGGCAGCTACCAGTTCGAGTCGATCGACGTCCGCAGCCGCGCGAAGATGACCTGCCTCGCGGCCTGCGACGTCACCGTGCGCACGACGGTGAAGGTCGGACAGGCGGCCCGCGTCGGGGCGGGCGACGGCGTGCCGGCGAGCGGCGTCGTGTTCAACGTCGCGGCGCAGGGCGAGCGGACCGCTTTCGACGCGAAGAATCGGGCCACGATCGCCGGCACCATCTACGCGCCGAGCGCCGAGGTGAAGCTCGGCAGCGCGGTCAAGTTGACGGGAGCGCTCGTCGGGGACTCGGTCACGATCGGGCCGCGCGCGCACCTGACGGGTCCGGGCGGGACCTGAGTGGCGCCCCGCCTCGGCACGGTCGAGCTCGGACGCCGCCCGGTCATCGTGGCGGCGGGCGGAGCGAACGAGGTCGACGCGCTCGCAGGCGCCGAGGGCGCCGACGTGGTCGAGCTGCGCGCCGACCTGTTCGACGATCCCACTCCGGAA is part of the Candidatus Eisenbacteria bacterium genome and harbors:
- a CDS encoding acetyl-CoA acetyltransferase, with the protein product MKDKVAVIGVGCTKFGERYDRGYEELICDAAFAAYDDAGIDPAEIEAAYLGTYIPGPGGGKSAVSLGDALRLYGRPITRVENYCATGTDAFRNACITVAAGVHDVVLVVGAEKLKDRGGRGLPRFGHPLLGRGNSAPGLFALAATRYMHTFGMGRETLAKVAVKNHRNGAKNERAHLRSEITVEQALKSPIIASPFGLFDCCPTTDGAAAAIVCRADLATRYQTTPIYVKAAALAVETGKPFYDPTFDYLGFPSTVKASQAAYAMAGIAPKDVSFAEVHDCFTWTEISNTEDLGFCKKGEGWKLVEEGRTALDGDIPINPSGGLKSFGHPIGASGVRMIFECVTQLRGEAGARQVKSPTLGVAHNVGGPGAVACVVVLGN
- a CDS encoding S1/P1 nuclease; this translates as MTTRVAVLGLVALLAIARPAHPWGCDGHHVVALLAWAELSPRARDGATELLGAHPIAAEHRGCERPSRNVLAAVSTWADAIRDDEPKTAPWHYVNVPLDAARSELRRGCRFGNCILSALQREIDVLRSSASGAERARALRFVVHLVADLHQPLHATTNGDRGGNCLPVAWFDAAPHAIAGGEKYDPNLHEVWDVQLVRDLMRREGGSPGTLADALRSRRRATLRRAVAAPVDVDTWAWEAHEVGVRAAYGRLSARVPREPDGRLDSCLDADDVGRRMLRLGAHVDAAYVDAVEAMLEEQLTAAGGRLARVLNEVWP
- a CDS encoding inositol monophosphatase family protein, which encodes MRAPGDVAALVVLATRVARAAARVHRTGLGRTQEIATKSTATDMVTEVDHEAERVIVDSIVAERPDDAILGEEGAQRAGTSGVRWIVDPLDGTTNYIYRYPAFGASIGIEIDGVLAAGVVHDSARDRVYTGIVGAGAACNGAPIAARDHTDLATALVATGFQPQPERRAWQAAVLTRVLPRVRDIRRGGSAAIDLSCVASGQLDAFYEVGLAEWDMAAGTAIARAAGATVHVLPRATAPTPLLVAAGPRLVDALLALLREAGVEAP
- a CDS encoding OB-fold domain-containing protein — encoded protein: MVGITRLGTYFPRRRLDRALIAKAWGGRASGTRTVAGVDEDALTMAVESAMECLGDTGASDLDGVYFASTSAPYLEKQVASVVATALDCRRDVAVADFTGSVRGGIGAVRAACDAVAAGSLRSVLVATADTRLAEPESELEALFGDGAAAAVVGREQVIAELVAMASVGEEFTHFYRTDAQRYVQVADARFGTTYGFAAVVPEAVAAALRKAGIEAGKIAKLVLAAPDVRAAQDVAKRVGCDAARLVAPLVAEAGVLGTPDPLVLLSRALETAKAGDVLVVAGYGEGADALVFRATDALASARPRTLEARLARPLAMASYEKYLKARNVIPVDYQGEPFPTYLEWKELKQDIRLYGSRCEACGLVQYPMAHVCLGCKARERLVDHKLGRRGAVFTYTIDNLAPVAEHPMPMLVIDLAGGGRIYLQGTDSAEGEIDVGTPVALTFRRLHESGGNRNYYWKARPA